One genomic region from Streptomyces sp. NBC_01431 encodes:
- a CDS encoding IucA/IucC family protein — MTTETAVAHLNPARWAEANRLLIRKALAEFAHERLLTPEPLGDGLSRGPGRARPGETAFRVRSDDGRVEYRFTASRFALDHWQVFAESISRHGREGQLPLDALDFFIEMRTALGLSDEILPVYLEEISSTLSGTAYKLTKPEITSAELARSGFQAVETGMTEGHPCFVANNGRLGFGVHEYLSYAPETASPVRLIWLAARRDRATFTAGAGLDHEALMRAELGQDTLDRFAARLAERGLDADDFLLLPVHPWQWWNKLSVTFAAEIAQERLVLLGEGDDDYLAQQSIRTFFNTSDPAKHYVKTALSVLNMGFMRGLSAAYMEATPAINDWLAGVIAADETFRAARFSIIRERAAIGYHHEQYERATDRYSPYRKMLAALWRESPVPSLEPGERLATMASLLHTDHTGASFAGALIAESGRTPTEWLRGYLEAYLVPVLHAFYAYDLVFMPHGENVILVLAEDGTVSRAIFKDIAEEIAVMDPDAVLPPAVERIRADVPEDMKLLSVFTDVFDCFFRFLNAALVTEGVLEESAFWAEVANCVRSYQAARPELADAFKQFDLFAHDFALSCLNRLQLRDNRQMVDLADPAGALQLVGTLRNPIAG; from the coding sequence ATGACCACCGAGACCGCGGTCGCCCACCTCAACCCCGCGCGCTGGGCCGAGGCCAACCGGCTGCTGATCCGCAAGGCACTCGCCGAGTTCGCCCACGAGCGGCTGCTCACGCCCGAGCCGCTCGGCGACGGCCTTTCCCGAGGTCCCGGCCGCGCTCGACCGGGGGAGACCGCGTTTCGCGTCCGGAGCGACGACGGCCGCGTCGAGTACCGCTTCACCGCGTCCCGCTTCGCCCTCGACCACTGGCAGGTGTTCGCCGAGTCCATATCGCGACACGGCCGCGAGGGCCAACTCCCGCTCGACGCACTCGACTTCTTCATCGAGATGCGCACCGCGCTCGGTCTGAGCGACGAGATCCTGCCGGTGTACCTGGAGGAGATCTCCTCCACCCTCTCCGGCACCGCGTACAAACTGACCAAGCCGGAGATCACCTCCGCCGAGCTCGCCCGGTCCGGCTTCCAGGCCGTCGAGACGGGCATGACCGAGGGCCACCCCTGCTTCGTGGCCAACAACGGACGGCTCGGCTTCGGCGTCCACGAGTACCTCTCGTACGCCCCGGAGACCGCGAGCCCGGTCCGGTTGATCTGGCTGGCGGCCCGCCGCGACCGCGCCACCTTCACGGCAGGCGCGGGCCTGGATCACGAGGCGCTGATGCGCGCCGAACTCGGCCAGGACACCCTGGACCGGTTCGCCGCTCGGCTGGCCGAACGCGGTCTGGACGCGGACGACTTCCTCCTGCTGCCGGTGCACCCCTGGCAGTGGTGGAACAAGCTGTCGGTCACCTTCGCCGCCGAGATCGCCCAGGAGCGCCTGGTGCTGCTCGGCGAGGGCGACGACGACTACCTGGCCCAGCAGTCGATCCGCACCTTCTTCAACACCAGCGACCCGGCCAAGCACTACGTCAAGACGGCTCTCTCCGTCCTCAACATGGGCTTCATGCGCGGGCTTTCGGCCGCGTACATGGAGGCGACGCCCGCCATCAACGACTGGCTGGCGGGGGTGATCGCGGCCGACGAGACGTTCCGCGCGGCCCGGTTCTCCATCATCCGCGAGCGGGCGGCGATCGGGTACCACCACGAGCAGTACGAGCGGGCCACCGACCGGTACTCGCCCTACCGCAAGATGCTGGCCGCGCTGTGGCGCGAGAGCCCCGTGCCGTCCCTTGAGCCGGGCGAGCGGCTGGCCACGATGGCCTCGCTGCTCCACACCGACCACACCGGCGCGTCCTTCGCGGGCGCCCTGATCGCCGAGTCGGGCCGCACCCCCACCGAGTGGCTGCGCGGCTACCTGGAGGCGTACCTGGTCCCCGTCCTGCACGCCTTCTACGCCTACGACCTGGTCTTCATGCCGCACGGCGAGAACGTGATCCTCGTCCTCGCCGAGGACGGCACGGTGTCGCGGGCGATCTTCAAGGACATCGCCGAGGAGATCGCGGTGATGGACCCGGACGCGGTGCTCCCGCCGGCCGTGGAGCGCATCCGCGCGGACGTGCCCGAGGACATGAAGCTCCTGTCCGTCTTCACGGACGTCTTCGACTGCTTCTTCCGCTTCCTGAACGCGGCGCTGGTCACCGAAGGGGTCCTTGAGGAGTCCGCGTTCTGGGCGGAGGTGGCCAACTGTGTACGGTCGTACCAGGCCGCCAGGCCCGAACTGGCCGACGCCTTCAAGCAGTTCGACCTCTTCGCGCACGATTTCGCCCTTTCCTGCCTCAACCGCCTCCAGCTCCGCGACAACCGCCAGATGGTCGACCTGGCCGACCCCGCGGGGGCGCTCCAGCTGGTGGGCACGTTGCGCAACCCGATCGCGGGCTAG
- a CDS encoding GNAT family N-acetyltransferase — protein sequence MNTPASGPFAFRPLDTLSDAELVHSWVTHPKAAFWLMQDAKLQDVEREYMAIAAHPHHHAFIGLHDGEPAFLMERYDPAHVELVGLYEPLPGDVGMHFLVAPTQTPVHGFTRAVITAVMRELFADPATERVVVEPDVRNEAVHVLNAAVGFEIAKRIAKPEKDAYLSFCTREQFRTARAGEAAAR from the coding sequence ATGAACACCCCCGCCTCCGGCCCGTTCGCCTTCCGGCCGCTCGACACCCTGTCCGACGCCGAGCTCGTCCACTCCTGGGTGACCCACCCCAAGGCCGCGTTCTGGCTGATGCAGGACGCGAAGCTCCAGGACGTCGAGCGCGAGTACATGGCGATAGCCGCGCACCCCCACCACCACGCCTTCATCGGCCTCCACGACGGCGAGCCCGCCTTCCTCATGGAGCGCTACGACCCGGCGCACGTCGAACTCGTCGGCCTGTACGAGCCGCTGCCGGGCGACGTCGGCATGCACTTCCTGGTCGCCCCGACCCAGACCCCGGTGCACGGCTTCACGCGGGCCGTCATCACCGCCGTGATGCGGGAACTGTTCGCCGACCCGGCCACCGAGCGCGTCGTCGTCGAACCGGACGTGCGCAACGAGGCGGTGCACGTCCTCAACGCGGCCGTCGGCTTCGAGATCGCCAAACGGATCGCCAAGCCCGAGAAGGACGCCTACCTGTCCTTCTGCACCCGAGAGCAGTTCCGTACGGCGCGAGCCGGAGAGGCGGCAGCCCGATGA
- a CDS encoding lysine N(6)-hydroxylase/L-ornithine N(5)-oxygenase family protein yields the protein MSTRPEAPGPSEAYDFIGIGLGPFNLGLACLTEPIAELTGLFLETKPDFEWHSGMFLEGAHLQTPFLSDLVTLADPTSPYSFLNYLKESGRLYSFYIRENFYPLRTEYNDYCRWAAGKLSSVRFSQSVASVTYDEGSELYAVATTTGETFRARCLVLGTGTPPHIPEPCRGLGGDLLHNSRYLEHKEALQAKESITLVGSGQSAAEIYYDLLSEIDVHGYRLNWVTRSPRFFPLEYTKLTLEMTSPEYIDYFHALPEATRYRLEATQKGLFKGIDSELIDAIFDLLYQKNLKGPVPTRLLTNSALKATSYDATRGTYTLGLRQEEQEKDYTLTTEGLVLATGYQYAEPEFLKPVSARLRRDGRGRFDVARNYSIDTTGHGVFLQNAGVHTHSITSPDLGMGAYRNAYIIGELLGRAYYPVEKSIAFQEFAI from the coding sequence TTGTCCACGCGTCCTGAAGCCCCCGGCCCGTCCGAGGCGTACGACTTCATCGGGATCGGGCTCGGCCCCTTCAACCTCGGCCTCGCCTGCCTCACCGAGCCCATAGCCGAGCTGACCGGCCTCTTCCTGGAGACCAAGCCGGACTTCGAGTGGCACTCCGGGATGTTCCTCGAAGGCGCCCACCTCCAGACCCCGTTCCTCTCCGACCTGGTCACCCTGGCCGACCCGACCTCGCCGTACTCCTTCCTCAACTACCTGAAGGAATCAGGGCGGTTGTACTCGTTCTACATCCGCGAGAACTTCTATCCGCTGCGCACCGAGTACAACGACTACTGCCGCTGGGCCGCCGGGAAGCTGAGCTCCGTCCGCTTCAGCCAGAGCGTCGCGTCGGTGACGTACGACGAGGGGAGCGAGCTGTACGCCGTGGCTACCACCACCGGCGAGACCTTCCGCGCCCGCTGCCTCGTCCTCGGCACCGGCACCCCGCCGCACATCCCCGAGCCCTGCCGGGGCCTGGGCGGCGACCTCCTGCACAACTCCCGTTATCTGGAGCACAAGGAGGCCCTCCAGGCCAAGGAGTCGATCACGCTCGTCGGCTCGGGACAGTCCGCCGCCGAGATCTACTACGACCTGCTCTCCGAGATCGACGTCCACGGCTACCGGCTGAACTGGGTGACGCGCTCGCCCCGGTTCTTCCCGCTGGAATACACCAAGCTGACCCTGGAGATGACGTCTCCGGAGTACATCGACTACTTCCACGCACTGCCCGAGGCCACCCGCTACCGGCTCGAAGCGACGCAGAAGGGGCTCTTCAAGGGGATCGACTCGGAGCTGATCGACGCCATCTTCGATCTGCTCTACCAGAAGAACCTCAAGGGCCCCGTCCCCACCCGACTGCTCACCAACTCGGCTTTGAAGGCGACGAGTTACGACGCCACCAGGGGTACATACACGCTCGGTCTGCGCCAGGAGGAGCAGGAGAAGGACTACACCCTCACCACCGAGGGCCTGGTGCTCGCCACCGGCTACCAGTACGCCGAGCCGGAGTTCCTGAAGCCCGTCTCCGCCAGACTGCGGCGCGACGGCCGCGGGCGCTTCGACGTGGCCCGCAACTACTCCATCGACACCACCGGCCACGGCGTCTTCCTCCAGAACGCCGGCGTGCACACCCACTCCATCACCTCGCCCGACCTGGGCATGGGCGCCTACCGCAACGCGTACATCATCGGCGAGCTGCTCGGCCGCGCGTACTACCCGGTCGAGAAGTCCATCGCCTTCCAGGAGTTCGCCATATGA
- a CDS encoding pyridoxal phosphate-dependent decarboxylase family protein, translated as MRSHLLNDTTAEHYRRSVTEGVERVATKLATTRRPFTGAGVDDLAPLIDAIDLDTPLNDTSAVLDELEDVYLRDAVYFHHPRYLAHLNCPVVIPAVLGEAVLSAVNSSLDTWDQSAGGTLIERRLIDWTNGRIGFGPAADGVFTSGGTQSNLQALLLAREEAKTADLAKLRIFASECSHFSVQKSAQLLGLGRDAVIAVPTDHAKRMQSVGLARALERCVSEGNVPMAVVATAGTTDFGSIDPLPGIAELCAQYDTWMHVDAAYGCGLLASPTPARRTLLDGIERADSVTVDYHKSFFQPVSSSAVLVRDGATLRHATYHADYLNPRRAAEERIPNQVDKSLQTTRRFDALKLWMTLRTMGADGVGALFDEVCELAEQGWELLAGDPRYDVVVRPCLSTLVFRYVPNAVTSPAEIDRANLYARKALFASGEAVVAGTKSGGRQYLKFTLLNPETSVTDIAAVLDLIAGHAEQYLGENLVHAS; from the coding sequence ATGCGCTCGCACCTGCTCAACGACACCACCGCGGAGCACTACCGTCGCTCCGTGACCGAAGGGGTCGAGCGGGTGGCGACCAAACTCGCCACGACCCGGCGGCCGTTCACCGGAGCGGGCGTCGACGACCTCGCGCCGCTCATCGACGCCATCGACCTCGACACCCCCCTCAACGACACCTCCGCCGTCCTGGACGAGCTGGAGGACGTCTACCTCCGCGACGCCGTCTACTTCCACCACCCCCGCTACCTCGCCCACCTCAACTGCCCCGTCGTCATCCCGGCGGTGCTCGGCGAGGCGGTGCTCTCCGCCGTCAACTCCTCCCTGGACACCTGGGACCAGAGCGCCGGCGGCACCCTCATCGAGCGGCGCCTCATCGACTGGACCAACGGCCGGATCGGGTTCGGACCCGCCGCCGACGGCGTGTTCACCAGCGGCGGCACCCAGTCCAACCTCCAGGCGCTGCTCCTGGCCCGCGAGGAGGCCAAGACCGCCGACCTCGCGAAACTGCGCATCTTCGCCTCCGAGTGCAGCCACTTCAGCGTGCAGAAGTCCGCCCAGCTCCTCGGCCTCGGCCGCGATGCCGTGATCGCCGTCCCCACCGACCACGCCAAGCGCATGCAGAGCGTCGGGCTCGCCCGCGCCCTGGAGCGCTGCGTCAGCGAGGGCAACGTCCCCATGGCGGTCGTCGCCACCGCCGGCACCACCGACTTCGGCTCCATCGACCCGCTGCCCGGCATCGCCGAGCTCTGCGCCCAGTACGACACCTGGATGCACGTGGACGCCGCCTACGGATGCGGCCTGCTCGCCTCCCCCACCCCCGCCCGCCGCACCCTGCTCGACGGCATCGAACGCGCCGACTCCGTGACCGTCGACTACCACAAGTCCTTCTTCCAGCCGGTCAGTTCGAGCGCCGTGCTGGTCCGCGACGGGGCCACGCTGCGCCACGCCACCTACCACGCCGACTACCTCAACCCGCGCCGCGCCGCCGAGGAGCGCATCCCCAACCAGGTGGACAAGTCGCTCCAGACCACCCGCCGCTTCGACGCCCTCAAGCTGTGGATGACCCTGCGCACCATGGGCGCCGACGGGGTGGGCGCGCTCTTCGACGAGGTGTGTGAACTGGCTGAGCAGGGCTGGGAATTGCTCGCAGGGGACCCCCGGTACGACGTCGTCGTGCGGCCCTGCCTGTCCACCCTCGTCTTCCGCTACGTCCCCAACGCCGTCACCTCGCCCGCCGAGATCGACCGCGCCAACCTCTACGCCCGCAAGGCGCTCTTCGCGTCCGGCGAGGCGGTCGTCGCCGGGACCAAGTCCGGCGGCCGCCAGTACCTGAAGTTCACCTTGCTCAACCCCGAGACGAGCGTCACCGACATCGCCGCCGTCCTCGATCTGATCGCCGGCCACGCCGAGCAGTACCTGGGAGAGAACCTTGTCCACGCGTCCTGA
- a CDS encoding siderophore-interacting protein: MPTPAGTTTAPFRLFDLRVVRARRLGPSLTRVTFTGSGGEDLASFAAGGRDQSLSLFLPHPGQEAPVLPSADCAENWWGAYRGLPDDVRAVMRSYTVRAQRRGPDGGPGEIDIDFALHADGGPACRWAGSVRPGARVTVLGPAIEDNTAVRFRPPAGTDSVVIWADETALPATAAILEWLPAGTPAHIWLSVPHEGDRLALPTRAAAEVTWLTGSSALGSIGAATLPGASPYVWIAGEASEVRSLRRHFVNERGIDRARVTFVGYWRRGRSEDELRAAA, from the coding sequence GTGCCGACACCCGCCGGGACCACCACCGCCCCCTTCCGTCTCTTCGACCTGCGCGTGGTTCGGGCCCGGCGGCTCGGCCCGTCGCTGACGCGGGTCACCTTCACCGGCTCCGGCGGCGAGGACCTCGCGTCCTTCGCCGCCGGGGGCCGCGACCAGAGCCTGTCGCTCTTCCTGCCGCACCCCGGCCAGGAGGCCCCCGTACTCCCGTCGGCCGACTGCGCCGAGAACTGGTGGGGCGCCTACCGCGGGCTGCCCGACGACGTGCGGGCCGTGATGCGTTCGTACACGGTCCGCGCGCAGCGCCGCGGCCCCGACGGCGGACCCGGCGAGATCGACATCGACTTCGCCCTGCACGCCGACGGCGGGCCCGCCTGCCGCTGGGCGGGCTCGGTGCGGCCGGGGGCGCGGGTGACCGTGCTGGGACCGGCGATTGAGGACAACACGGCGGTACGCTTCCGGCCGCCCGCCGGGACCGACTCCGTGGTCATCTGGGCCGACGAGACCGCCCTGCCGGCCACGGCTGCCATCCTCGAATGGCTCCCGGCCGGGACCCCGGCGCACATCTGGCTCTCGGTCCCCCACGAAGGCGACCGCCTGGCCCTGCCGACCCGGGCCGCCGCCGAGGTGACGTGGCTGACGGGTTCGTCCGCACTGGGCTCCATCGGTGCCGCGACCCTGCCCGGGGCCTCCCCCTACGTATGGATCGCGGGCGAGGCATCCGAAGTGCGTTCGCTGCGGCGGCACTTCGTGAACGAGCGAGGCATCGACCGGGCCCGGGTCACCTTCGTCGGCTACTGGCGCCGCGGCCGTTCGGAGGACGAACTCCGCGCGGCGGCGTAG